One segment of Kwoniella pini CBS 10737 chromosome 9, complete sequence DNA contains the following:
- a CDS encoding mitochondrial 37S ribosomal protein uS15m, translating to MSFNVPAIRASFPFSASSIAGPSRLGYRLFSTTNSNQVSKRKLIAKRRKNANLELQSSKIQKPEFIDPILGKVHYKLQSTRLNQNPINEEELKSKSQSQTKSKLSKILLNYEEIAYSPPPNYFKKEEPNFYLPGISNFDKKLLFGALPHLSTELKLSTNNNNIEEQEEIEPNKKTELLMRILDLRNSNKQNFNFLNRQRVIDEFGKGKNTGSSDVQAALLTAKILNLLSHINQNPKDISNKRSLRLLVQQRARHLKYFKRTNSVESYDELLSQLDLERGAVEGELRFNF from the exons ATGTCATTCAATGTTCCCGCTATACGCGcatcatttccattctcagcttcttctataGCAGGTCCTTCTAGATTAGGATATAgattattttcaacaacaaattcaaatcaagtaTCAAAACGTAAATTAATAGCAAAAAGACGTAAAAATGCAAATTTAGAATTACAATCttcaaaaattcaaaaaccAGAATTTATTGATCCTATATTAGGTAAAGTTCATTATAAATTACAATCTACAagattaaatcaaaatccaataaatgaagaagaattaaaatcaaaatcacaatcacaaacaaaatcaaaattatcaaaaattttattaaattatgaagaaattgcttattcaccaccaccaaattattttaaaaaagaagaaccaaatttttatttacctggaatttcaaattttgataaaaaattattatttggtGCTTTACCACATTTATCAActgaattaaaattatcaacaaataataataatattgaggaacaagaagaaattgaaccAAATAAAAAAACTGAATTATTAATGCGTATTTTAGATTtaagaaattcaaataaacaaaattttaattttttaaatagACAAAGagttattgatgaatttggaaaaggtaaaaataCTGGAAGTTCAGATGTACAAG CTGCATTATTAACTGCAAAAATTCTTAATTTACTTTCTCatattaatcaaaatcctaaagatatttcaaataaaagatCATTAAGATTACTTGTTCAACAACGTGCAAGacatttaaaatattttaaaagaacaaattcAGTTGAATCttatgatgaattattaagTCAATTAGATTTAGAACGTGGTGCagtagaaggtgaattaagGTTTAacttttaa